One segment of Haloplanus natans DSM 17983 DNA contains the following:
- the moaA gene encoding GTP 3',8-cyclase MoaA yields MLEDDFGREVTGVRVSLTDRCNFDCVYCHNEGLGDTRGPMEAQDDEMSADDVVRFLEVAAEFGVDSVKFTGGEPMLRGDLEEIIRRTPDSMEVSMTTNGTYLPGRAGDLVDAGLERVNVSQDALDPEAFAEITKSGAYEKVMEGVEAALDAGLDPVKLNMVVFEHTAGYVEGMVNHVAENDGLQLQLIEYMPELTGKPEWNIDIGRVHDWLADIADEVEHREMHDRKRYWVDGGMVEIVDPVENATFCANCHRVRVTHEGYLKGCLNRNDDLRSMGEMTKPEIRETFRETVANRVPYYGEYMIKNDDDEWEINEEYIGAPTA; encoded by the coding sequence ATGCTGGAGGACGATTTCGGTCGAGAGGTGACGGGGGTTCGCGTGTCCCTCACCGACCGGTGTAACTTCGACTGTGTTTACTGTCACAACGAGGGGCTCGGTGATACACGCGGCCCGATGGAGGCCCAAGACGACGAGATGTCGGCGGACGACGTGGTTCGGTTTCTGGAGGTGGCCGCGGAGTTCGGCGTCGACAGCGTGAAGTTCACCGGCGGCGAGCCGATGCTCCGCGGCGACTTGGAGGAGATCATCCGCCGGACGCCGGACTCGATGGAAGTGTCCATGACGACCAACGGCACCTATCTGCCGGGGCGGGCGGGCGATCTCGTCGACGCCGGCCTCGAACGCGTCAACGTCTCGCAGGACGCGCTCGACCCCGAGGCGTTCGCGGAGATCACGAAATCCGGCGCCTACGAGAAGGTGATGGAGGGCGTCGAGGCGGCGCTCGACGCGGGGCTCGATCCCGTCAAGCTGAACATGGTCGTCTTCGAGCACACCGCGGGCTACGTCGAGGGGATGGTGAACCACGTCGCCGAGAACGACGGGCTCCAGCTCCAGTTGATCGAATATATGCCCGAACTGACGGGCAAGCCCGAGTGGAACATCGACATCGGGCGTGTCCACGACTGGCTGGCCGACATCGCCGACGAGGTGGAGCACCGAGAGATGCACGACCGCAAGCGCTACTGGGTCGACGGCGGCATGGTCGAAATCGTCGACCCCGTCGAGAACGCCACCTTCTGTGCCAACTGCCACCGGGTTCGGGTCACTCACGAGGGTTACCTGAAAGGCTGTCTCAACCGTAACGACGACCTCCGATCGATGGGCGAGATGACCAAGCCGGAGATCCGCGAGACCTTTCGCGAGACCGTCGCCAACCGCGTGCCCTACTACGGCGAGTACATGATCAAAAACGACGACGACGAGTGGGAGATCAACGAGGAGTACATCGGCGCGCCGACGGCGTAG